ATCAAACGCCGCCTTCACGGCTTCGGGCGTCTCGAACCCATATGCAGCCAGGTTCGGCATGGCGAACTGCGCGATACGCCCGCGATTGAATCCGTCCGCCTCACCGTGTTCGCCAAAGTCGAAATCCACGGCGCCTGACGGCAGCCAGACCGCGAACCCGATGCCGTGCTTGTAGTACCGAATGCCGTCCTCGAGCACGCCAGGTAGCGGGAGGTCCATCCCGGCCCAATCCATGGCTGAAGTCGGCATCCTGATGCCAGAGGCTCGCAGCTTCTGGAGGGCCATGTGAACGCTGGCCTGGTAGTCACGGATCAGGCGGTGTAGGTGGGGGTTCATACGCTCATCTTTTGCCGAATAGCCGCTTTCGACCCACAACGGTCACTCGAGCCTGTGCCAACCGGACATTCAGTTCGGCCTCCATGCGTGACCACTAGCTTCCGATATCTGTGGCGGGCGTAGTGATTTCAGTCAGGCGCTGCCCGTCGTTGCCATCCTCGACTCTCCAGCCTCGGGTGCTTAACATCTTCCGTATTTCATCGGCTTTTGCCCAGTTCTTTGCCTCTCGGGCTTGAGCGCGCTCACCGAGCAGCACCCGAATGCGTTCCGGAATGTCAGGCGCAACTGGGTTCCAATCGCGTAGCCCGAGGCCCAGTACAGAATCAAAGCTGTCCACAGTCGCTTTCAAGGTCGCAGGAGGGAGCTCGCTCTTGACGAGTTCCCATAGCACGGCCAATGCCCTCGGCAGATTCAGGTCATTATTCAATTCGGCATTGAAGCGCGCGACGAAATCCGGATCGATGTGGCCACCGTCCGACCAACCGGAATAGAGATGCCGCAGCCGGTTCAAGGCTGTCTGCGCAGCACCAAGAGACGCCCAGCTGAAATGCAGCTTGCTCCGGTAATGAGCTGTCATGCACAGGTAACGGTAGGCAAGCGGATCGATGTTCCGACTGCGCAAGGTCTGCAAGCGAACAAAGTCCCCACTCGACTTCGACATCTTGCTGTCGGCATTGAGTGTTAGAAAATGTCCGTGTATCCAGAAGTTCGCAAGACGAGTGCCGTGGGCCGCTTGTGTTTGTGCAATTTCGTTGGTGTGATGCACGGCGATGTGGTCTTCTCCGCCACAGTGGATGTCGAACCAGATGCCGAGGTACTTCGCCGACATCGCCGAGCACTCAATATGCCAGCCCGGAAATCCACGTCCCCATGGGCTATCCCATTCCATCTGCCGCGCTACGCCTTCCGGACTGAACTTCCACAGCGCGAAATCCGTGATGTTCTGCTTCGTGCCAAGTGGCACGCGTTTGCCCGCCTGCAGGCCGGCACGGTCGAGCCGGGCCAGAAAGCCGTAGTCATCCTGTTTGCTTGTGTCGAAATAGAGACCGTCGTTGGTCCTATACACGTAGCCGGACCGGTCCAGCTCGCCGATAAACGCGATCTGTTCGGCGATGTGATCTGTCGCGCGGCACCATACCGTCGGTTCCTGCAAGTTGAGGGCATGCCAATCCGCGACAAAGGCCTCGGTGTAGCGCTGAGCAATAGCGTATGCGGACTCCCCGGTCCGTCTGCTACCTTTTTCCATCTTGTCTTCGCCTTCGTCGGCATCCGAAGTCAGGTGGCCGACGTCGGTGATATTAACGACGTGACGGACCTCGTAACCGTTGCGAATGAGTACCCGGCGCAGAATGTCTTCAAACACATACGTTCTTAGATTGCCAATATGCGCATGGTCGTAGACGGTGGGTCCACAGCAATACATGCCGACGTGATCAGCTTGGATTGGCGTGAACGAGCGCACGGTACGCGACCAAGTGTCATACAACGCAAGTGGCATCAACTCTCTCCATGTCGAAGGGCGCAGGCAAAAACAAAAAAGCCGCCGGTTTTGCAACGGGCGGCCAGAGGCGATTGATTCAACGTGTAGCTAATGGCTAGACGCAGTTTTCCCCCGGCACGTTCTGACAACATGCACGGACCAGCGAAAAGAGGGATTTGGAGCGGGTAGCCATGACTGCAATCCTAGCGGCTTGTGGCTGTACAGGTCAATACTGGCGAATGACCGGTTTCTGCGATGTCTTCCGACTGACCGTTCGTGCCCGATAGAGGACAGCCTCGGCCTGGTGCTGACGACCTGCCGCAGTCCTTACCTTCGCCGAAGAGCCTTTCCGCATGACGGCCCTTCAGGGGCGGTAGTACACGACGGCTGTGACGCTCGCTCTGCGCACAATGCCGGCCACGTACTGATAGCGCCTAGACCGAAAATTTGATACTTGCGAATGCTCATGCTCACGAGCCAGGGGTGACGCGCCATGACATCAAGGAAAGACTGCTGGCGTCAACCGGCACACCAGAGCCGCTCGACGATTCGAATGAGAGCATCTGACGCGGCCCGCCCTCAAATCTATCGAACGCCTCAATCAGGGTGTTCCCGTCCTCAATGGCAACGAAGTCCCTACTACGGCGCCTTGATCTCCTTCTCTTTTTCCTTATCCTTTTTTGCGCCGTCGTAGTGCGACTTGATGGCGAAAAACATGCCCGTTCCCAACACGAGGATCTTGAACGTACCTAAGACTACAGGGACCCAAAAATTCATCATTACCTCAAAACGCTGCTTCGGCAGCTTCATTCACGACTCGTGGGCCAGGCAAGGAAAAACGAACGACAGCCGTGAGGACCACGAAAAGCATCAGCCTGATCCCGACGAGTGTGAGATCACGATGATCGATTTCATCTTGCGCTTTAGGGAGTGAAGAACGCCGACGCGCCGCATCCAGAAAAGCGCAGCACGGTGAGCGTCATGCTCCTCATAAGCCGTCGAATTCTACCGCCAAGCAACATACAAATTGTTGAATGATTTGACTTGTATGTCTTTGGGTTTGGCTTGTATGTCTTTTATGGCTTGCGCGAGTTGAAAACATGTTTTGGGTGCGACTTTGTGTCGCAGGCTCAGGCTGTCGGAATCACCACATTGACCATAAGGGAACAAACGCCTGGAAACTACGACGAGCGATTTTTCCTTTCCCATCCTATGCCATCGCGAATGCGCGATGCCTAAGATGCTGAGAAAACGCGCGCTGGCCAGAGGCCGCGAGGAGCAGGTCGGCGATTTCTTTGTCAACGGGAAGCCCTGCTTCCAGCCTGGTGAGTGCTAGCTCGGCCCAGTATCCCGTTGGCCACTTGAGGGCAGCTATCACAACCTCTCGCGCTGGAGGGCCTTCATTGGACAACTGGTCCATTGGCCGCTCAAGATGGATCACTAGCTCGGATGGATTCATCAATGGTTCGGTGCATGTTGTTCGTGGTCAGGCGAACGGTGACTGGCGCTTGGAACATGCCAAGGCCGACCGTGTACCAGGCGTTCCCAGCCATTGTCGTATTGGCGCAGGGTGCGGCAAGGCGATGAAGAGTTCGTGGCCGCCCTTACTGATATACCTTCCCTCGATATAGAAACCACGCGACCTCGGCCCAGGACGGCGGACCGCGTTCGTCGCCACCCTCAAGAACCACCAGCCCGGTATGGAGGAACGTCGCGATATCTGCATGCCGCCATCCTAGCGCGCCATCGTATCGATAATTCTCGGGGTCTTCCGCTTCAAGCTTTTGCGCGCGTTCGCGATCTTTTGCCAGCGCCCGAGCAAATCGCAAGAAGGATTTCCTGTCCGCCACTTCGTCAAGCAGTGCTTCGAGGGACTGCAGTCGAAACCGTAGATGTTCAATGCCAGCTTCGATCTCGGCGACGATCGCTTTGCTTGCCCTGGGTTTGAGCACTTCCAGTAGGGCTTCGTCCCCGGACTCCCCCGTACATGCCAGGGCCTGAATTGCACTCCGGAGCAGTTGCGGGTCTTGGCTATCCAGCGTGCGCAGGGCGTGCTCACGTATGTGGCGCGAGATTCCCGGGCAGGCTTCTTCCTCACCTTCCATCCATGCGTCGTACAGGGCAAGGCCGTCAGGCGCGGGTTCAGCGTACCTTCCGTAGCGTTCAAGCAGCCGCTCCAGACGGGCCTTCTCGAAACTTGTGCTCATGTCGGCGTTGCGCGATCAATGCGAGTCCGCATCAACCCTGCGCCTCCTTCACCGCCCGCCGCACCGCCTCCCGCTGACCCACCCGTTCCAGATACGCCGTCAGCTTCGGAAACCGCGTCATGTCCACGCCATCCCCCTCCAGCCAGCTGCCGACGGTATACAGATAGCCATCCACGACGCTGTACCGTTCCCCCGCGACCCAGGGCCCGACGATCTGCGCTTCCAGATAGGCCGCGCAAACGGTCATGGTCTGCGGCACCTTGGCGCGCATGGCTTCATGGGCGGCGGGATCGTCGGCCCAGCGGGCGCCGCGGCGCTTGTGGGC
The Achromobacter sp. AONIH1 DNA segment above includes these coding regions:
- the cysS gene encoding cysteine--tRNA ligase, whose amino-acid sequence is MPLALYDTWSRTVRSFTPIQADHVGMYCCGPTVYDHAHIGNLRTYVFEDILRRVLIRNGYEVRHVVNITDVGHLTSDADEGEDKMEKGSRRTGESAYAIAQRYTEAFVADWHALNLQEPTVWCRATDHIAEQIAFIGELDRSGYVYRTNDGLYFDTSKQDDYGFLARLDRAGLQAGKRVPLGTKQNITDFALWKFSPEGVARQMEWDSPWGRGFPGWHIECSAMSAKYLGIWFDIHCGGEDHIAVHHTNEIAQTQAAHGTRLANFWIHGHFLTLNADSKMSKSSGDFVRLQTLRSRNIDPLAYRYLCMTAHYRSKLHFSWASLGAAQTALNRLRHLYSGWSDGGHIDPDFVARFNAELNNDLNLPRALAVLWELVKSELPPATLKATVDSFDSVLGLGLRDWNPVAPDIPERIRVLLGERAQAREAKNWAKADEIRKMLSTRGWRVEDGNDGQRLTEITTPATDIGS